In one window of Gossypium arboreum isolate Shixiya-1 chromosome 4, ASM2569848v2, whole genome shotgun sequence DNA:
- the LOC108458549 gene encoding probable beta-D-xylosidase 5: MKLKTQFSFALCLSFFLVLVPYNTQAQPFACDKNDPNTSKFPFCDTTLSYQDRTKDLVSRLRLQEKVQQLVNTASGIPRLGVPAYQWWSEALHGVSDLGPGTRFNATVPGATSFPAVILSAASFNEMLWLEMGRVVSTEARAMYNVGLAGLTYWSPNVNVFRDPRWGRGQETPGEDPMVVSKYAVNYVRGLQEVGSMGDKLKVSSCCKHYTAYDVDNWKGVDRFHFDAKVTKQDLEDTYQPPFKSCVMEGHVSSVMCSYNRVNGIPTCADPDLLKGIVRGQWGLDGYIVSDCDSIEVYYNSIHYTATPEDAVALALKAGLNMNCGDYLGKYTVNAVNLKKVEESVVDQALIYNYIVLMRLGFFDGNPKQLLFGNLGPSDVCTDDHQKLALDAAKQGIVLLDNNGVLPLSRTIIKSLAVIGPNANATKVMISNYAGVPCQYTSPLQGLQKYVSMVTYEVGCRDVKCNNDTFIDLAVQTAMNADAVVLVVGLDQSIEAEGLDRVNLTLPGYQEKLVTDVANAATGKVVLVVMAAGPIDITFARNMRKIGAILWVGYPGQAGGDAIAQVIFGDHNPAGRSPFTWYPQEYADKVPMTDMNMRANATTNFPGRTYRFYTGKTLYEFGHGLSYSSFSKFIISAPSTILINSAPNNILLEPYSNNGEAIDASSVANCDDLQFNLMIGVKNNGPMEGAHVVLLFWKPPSTKVVTGAPNMQLIGFERVRVKKGKTKYVTMSLNVCKDLSLVDVEGKRKLVIGQHTIFVGTTSEHQVRHHFVVRQAGDESGEPLVSLT; the protein is encoded by the exons ATGAAATTAAAAACCCAGTTTTCTTTTGCTTTATGCCTCTCATTTTTCCTAGTTCTCGTCCCATATAACACTCAAGCTCAGCCATTTGCATGCGACAAAAATGATCCTAATACGAGCAAGTTCCCCTTTTGTGACACGACCTTATCTTACCAGGACCGAACCAAGGATCTTGTTTCTCGCCTCAGACTCCAAGAAAAGGTTCAACAGTTGGTGAACACAGCCTCCGGCATTCCTCGGCTCGGAGTgccagcttaccagtggtggtcaGAGGCCCTCCACGGTGTGTCGGACCTCGGTCCAGGCACTCGGTTTAACGCCACGGTGCCTGGCGCAACTAGTTTCCCCGCGGTGATTTTATCTGCCGCAAGTTTCAACGAGATGTTGTGGCTCGAGATGGGGCGAGTTGTCTCGACTGAGGCTCGAGCCATGTACAATGTTGGTCTAGCCGGGTTGACATATTGGAGCCCTAATGTTAATGTGTTCCGCGACCCAAGATGGGGTCGTGGACAAGAAACTCCGGGGGAGGACCCTATGGTGGTCTCGAAATATGCTGTGAATTACGTACGGGGATTGCAAGAAGTTGGCTCCATGGGGGACAAGCTTAAGGTTTCAAGTTGTTGTAAGCATTACACTGCTTATGACGTGGACAACTGGAAAGGCGTGGATCGGTTCCATTTTGATGCAAAG GTTACGAAGCAGGACTTGGAAGATACGTATCAACCACCATTTAAAAGCTGTGTTATGGAAGGACATGTGAGCAGTGTAATGTGTTCATACAATAGGGTGAATGGCATCCCTACTTGTGCTGATCCAGACCTTCTCAAAGGCATAGTTAGAGGCCAATGGGGACTTGAtgg ATACATTGTTTCAGACTGTGACTCAATTGAGGTTTATTATAATTCCATCCATTACACTGCAACACCTGAAGATGCAGTGGCCCTTGCTTTGAAAGCAGGTTTAAACATGAATTGTGGGGATTATTTGGGGAAATACACGGTGAATGCAGTCAATTTGAAGAAAGTAGAAGAATCTGTTGTTGATCAGGCTTTAATATATAACTATATAGTTTTAATGAGGCTCGGTTTCTTTGACGGAAACCCGAAACAGCTTCTATTCGGTAACCTCGGTCCATCCGATGTATGTACAGATGATCACCAGAAGTTGGCCCTCGATGCTGCTAAGCAGGGAATAGTTTTACTTGACAACAACGGAGTCCTTCCTCTGTCTCGAACCATCATAAAGAGTTTAGCCGTTATCGGACCGAACGCTAATGCCACGAAGGTTATGATAAGTAACTACGCCGGTGTACCTTGCCAGTATACTAGCCCTTTACAAGGGCTGCAAAAGTATGTCTCAATGGTTACATATGAGGTAGGGTGTAGGGATGTGAAATGCAATAATGATACATTTATCGATCTCGCGGTTCAAACAGCGATGAACGCCGATGCTGTGGTGCTCGTTGTGGGGCTAGATCAATCAATCGAGGCCGAAGGGCTCGATAGAGTGAACTTGACATTGCCAGGATATCAAGAGAAGTTAGTGACTGATGTTGCTAATGCAGCAACTGGAAAAGTAGTCCTTGTAGTTATGGCTGCTGGTCCTATTGATATAACATTTGCAAGGAACATGCGAAAAATCGGAGCCATTTTATGGGTCGGGTATCCGGGTCAAGCAGGAGGAGACGCCATTGCTCAGGTCATATTTGGAGACCATAATCCAG CTGGGAGGTCACCATTCACATGGTACCCCCAAGAGTACGCCGATAAAGTCCCGATGACCGACATGAACATGCGAGCCAACGCCACCACAAACTTCCCTGGACGAACCTATCGATTCTACACTGGCAAAACCCTTTACGAATTCGGACATGGGCTAAGTTACTCATCATTCTCAAAATTCATAATATCAGCTCCTTCCACAATACTAATCAACTCAGCACCAAACAACATCCTCCTCGAACCATACTCTAACAACGGCGAAGCAATCGACGCATCAAGCGTTGCAAACTGCGATGACCTGCAATTCAACCTCATGATCGGAGTTAAAAACAATGGACCAATGGAAGGAGCTCACGTAGTTCTCCTCTTTTGGAAGCCACCGAGCACGAAAGTGGTCACCGGTGCACCGAACATGCAGTTGATCGGGTTCGAGAGGGTTAGAGTTAAGAAAGGGAAGACCAAGTATGTAACAATGAGCTTAAATGTGTGCAAAGACCTGAGCTTAGTGGATGTTGAAGGGAAGAGGAAACTGGTTATAGGACAACATACCATTTTTGTAGGCACAACCAGTGAGCACCAAGTGAGGCACCATTTTGTTGTGAGGCAAGCAGGGGATGAAAGTGGGGAACCTTTAGTTTCTCTTACTTGA